A region of the Chryseobacterium gotjawalense genome:
TTTCCCAAATAATATCACAAACCGCATCCAGGAAATACCTGTCGTGAGTTACCAGAAGCAAAGTCACCATCGCTTTCGACAAATAATTTTCGAGCCATTCCACCATATCAACATCCAGGTGATTGGTCGGCTCATCCATAATCAACAAAGTATGACGATGTTGCGCGCGGGTTTCTACCAAAAGTTTTGCCAACGCAACTCTTTTTATTTGGCCACCGGAAAGGGTTTTCATTTTCGAAGTCAGATCCGTGATTTTTAACTGGCTCAGAATCTGGCTCATTTCATTTTCCAAATCCCAGGCTTCGTGAACTTCCATTTCGTTCAGCGCTTTATCCATATCATCAGGATTTTCGGAGATCAAAGCGTGATGGTAATTTTTCAACGCCATAATCGGCGCAGAATCCAAAGTCATCATGAATTCTTCAACATTCAGTTCGCCTTCGAAATCGATTTCCTGATCAAATAAAACGACCTGAATATCTTTGTTAATGGTAACTGTTCCCGAATCGGCAATTTCTTTTCCCATCAAAATTTTGAGCAAAGTAGATTTCCCGGAGCCGTTTTTGGCAACGATGGCAATTTTATCACCTTCATTGATATGGAAAGTAATGTCTTTGAAAAGTGTTTTTACTCCGTAAGATTTCGTAAGGTTTTCGGCTGAAATGTAATTCATTATGTATTTGGACTGAGTGATTTTTGAAAGGTGCAAAAGTACGGAAATTAGATGAGAGATTTTTAGATGAGAGATAAAAGACTTTTTTTGCGCTTTGTTTTTAATCAAAAGAGAGCACATTTAATTTCTAAAATTTAGTTAAAGTCACCGACTTTAACAATTCTTTAGCACAAGCCTAAAGATAATTTTAGAATATTTGCCAAAATTAATTTATGAAAAAAGCATCTTTACTTTTTATTCTACTTTTGGGATTTTTAATAAATGCGCAAATTATCTCCGGAACCATTTTATCTAAAGAAGACAGGCAACCCATTCCTTACGCGAAAATTGGAATCGAAAACGAAAATGCCGGAACCATCGCCGATGAAAACGGCCATTTTAAAATTGATTTAACCAACATCGACATAAATAAAACTTTAAAAATTGAAGTTGGTGGTTTTGAAAAATATGCAGTTTCAGTTAAGGAATTTGGTCAAGCAAATCCCCGTAACTTAATTTTAAAAGAAAAGGTACGAGACATTCAAGAGGTTAAAATCAGTCCACGGAAATTTGTTCAAGAAAACTGGGGAATAAACACGAAAACTAAGCGCATAACAATTGGTCATAATCCATCCAAAGGTCAAGAAGATCAGTCCAAAGAAATAGCGGTGCTTTTTAAAAATAACAAAGCAGCAAAAATTGAAAAAATAAACATCAATATATCGAGATTTACAGCGGACAAACCGGTTTTCATAAGATTTACTGTTTATGATAAAGAGCTCAATTCCATTTTAAATGAAGATATAACAGATAAAATCACCGCTGAAAAAATTATAAATGGTACTTATACTTATGATGTTTCTAAAAATAATATATGGATTAATGAAGACTTCTACGTTGGAATTCAACTCCTCAATTATTTCGAAGGCTCTTTCTATATGAGTGGTGCACATATGGGAAATAAAACCATTTACAGAAATTATCTAAGTGGCTGGATTAGTGTCCCGATGGTAAGTCCGGCAATCAATATCGATGTGAAAGTTCAAAAATAAGTCGTACTTTTAATCTTATTATTTACAGAATACCTTATTTTTACATACTAATAAATTTTAAAAAAATGAAAAAGACATCATTGATATTATTGGTTCTTTTCAGCATCATCACCTTCGGTCAGGGAATGAAATTTGAGGAAAACAAAACCTTTAAAGATTTATTGGCAATTGCTAAGAAAGAAAATAAATTACTCTTTTTAGACGCTTACACCACGTGGTGCGGACCCTGCAAACTGATGGCAAAAAATGTTTTTCCACAGGCTTCCGTGGGAGAATTCTACAATGCCAATTTCATCAATTCTAAAATTGATATGGAAAAAGGTGAAGGAATTGATATTGCGAAAAAGTATAATGTGCGAGCTTATCCAACTTATCTTTTCATTAATGGTGACGGCGAACTGATTCATCGTGTCTCTTCGTATTATCCACCGGAGGACTTCATCAATGTTGGAAAAGATGCCATAGATCCTTCCAAACAAATGGGCGCGCTTAAAAAGAAATTTGAAGCTGGAGAAAAAGATCCGGAATTTCTGAAAAGTTTCATTAAAGTGTATGCTTATACAGATCCCACTTTAACATCAAAAGTAGCCAAAACCTACTTTGACGGTAAAAAAGCAGATCCTTTGACTCAGGAAGATTTATCTTATCTTTTTTCACTGACAAAAGACAGCAACTCTCCCCTTTATCCTGAATTCATCTCGCGCAAAGACGAATTATTGAAACTGATGCCAGAAGAAAATTACAACAGAACTGTTTACAATTTTAAACTGAACGCTATATTCAATACTTCTTTTGACCAAATCACAAAAGTTCTTGATGAGAAAAAATTTATCACAGAAGCTAAAAAAATAATGTCCGAAGAGAAAGCAAAATCCTTATTATTAAAAGCAAAAATGAAAATTGCTGCTTCGGCAAAAGACACCGCTGCTTATCAGAAATATGCTTTGGAATATTATAAAGACGGAGCATCTTCAGAATTTACTTCGGATGAACTTAATTCTGTTTCCTGGAACTTTTTTGAAAATGTCACCAACAAAATAGCTTTAGAGAAAGCGATTCTTTGGGCAAAGCAGTCAGTGAAACTCAATGAGGGTTATGCAAATACCGATACAGTAGCCAATCTTTATTTCAAGACCGGAGATAAAGTAAATGCCAAAACATGGGCAACGAAAGCCATTGAACTGGCCAAAAAAGAAGGCGAAGATTATGCAGAAACTCAGGCTATACTGGATCAGCTTAAATAGACCATTTCATTATATTTATATACCGAAGAGGATGCCCAAAAGCATCCTTTTTCTGTTAATCTAAAGTCAATCTTTTCAGCGACCACAGATTCCCGTTGAAAACATTCAGATCCACTTTGGTATTGATTCCATAGACGATTCCATTTTCGGTGAACTGCCAGATTTTCCAATCTGCGTCGGGCGACGGTTGTGGCACGTCATTATAATTGGCCAGCCACATCGGATAATCATCGAACTCCCCTTTCAGAAAATCTTTGTGGTAATGGTAATAGGTGTAAATAATCGGTTTCACGCCATACGCTTCTTCGACAATCCGGCACCAGATCTTCAGATCTTCAATTAATTTTTTGGTCGATTTTCTTCTTGGAATTTTTTCAATATCTAAAATCGGCGGCAGATCTCCAGATTCCAATTTCACATTTTCAAGAAAATTATTGGCCTGCATCACAGGATCTTCATCGGCTCTGTAAAAATGATATGCACCGCGGATAAGATCATGCTTTTTAGAAAGCGTCCAGAATTCATCGAAATGTTTATCTGCCGATTTATTGCCCATCGTCGCACGCAGCACCACGAATTTTATTGGAATAGCCCGGTTTCCGATACTTAAACTGTCCCAGGTAATATCTTCTTTTCTTTGGTAATGGGAAACATCCATTCCGAAAGTTTTATCGGCATAATCTCCGATAATCCTGTTGATTCTGTTTTCTTCCCTTTCCGAATTCGACAGTTTTTTATGTTCGAATTTATTGAAATACATCGCATAGTAAAAGGAGATTTTCTGCTTTAAATAAAAGCCGGTTCCCAATAACGTCAAAGCTAAAAACAGCAACAGAATTTCACGGCGCAGAAGAAAATGTCTCCTGCGTTTTTTATGAATTTTCCGGGTGGTTCTTCTTTTAACAGTTCTCTTGGCCATGGGTTTGCAAAAATAGATTTTTTAGGGTAAAAAAAACGATGAAAAAATGCAGGTGGAAAAGTTTCGACTCAAATCCTCCTTAAGAACTTTTACAACCTTAGCTTTTAAAACATTAATTGAATTAAAAATAAAATGAACAGAAAGGATTATTTAGAAAAATAGTAACTTCTCATCAAATTAAATTTATGAAAAAAATTCTGCAGATTTCCACCTTGTTTTTTATCCCATTTCTATACGGACAACAAGTTTCGGATTATCAATATATTTATGTTCCGGAAAAATTCAGTGATACCGAAGTCAACAAATTCGGTTTGAATGATTTGCTGAAACTCAAATTAAAACAGAAAAAATTCACAGTAATTACCGAATCCAAAGAAAAATGGCCTGCAGAATTATTACAAAACCCTTGTCACATTCTAACAGCAGAACTATTGAACAGCAGTAATATGTTCAAAAACAGACTTAAGATTGAATTTAAAGACTGTCAAACTACAACAATCAGTTCTTTGGAAGGAAAATCTTCTATCAAGGAATTTGAACCCGGAATGCGAGACGCGTTAGAAGATGCCGCGAAAAAAGTGCCGGTTTCAATGCCTGTTGAGAAATCGATGGTGACTGAAAAAGTAGAACCTGCAAAAATAAATCAGAAATCAGAAATTGTCAAGAAAGATTTGCCGCTCGTTTCAGAAAGTAAAAACATTAAAGTGGTACCGGCTCCAAAAGAAGGCGCGACCGCGGGACAAAAAGCAGAAGTTTACAGTAACGGAACTTTATCGGTGAACAGAATTTTGCTAGCCAATGGAGAATTTATTTTAGTTCATCCAAATAATTCGGTTCCGTATGCCACCTTCAAACCTTCCACTAAAAAAGACGTTTATCGGGTTCAACTCGCTGATGGAACGGCAACTTTGGGTTATTTTGAAAACGGCGAAATCATCGTAGAATTAGATAATTCAGACGGAAGTTTCAGAAAAGAGGTCTTTTCAAAAAAGTAATCTTTAATTCGGATTAAAATACTCCCAAACCACTTTCCCTTTCGATTTTCCCAGAATTTCTTCCAGAGTCTCTAAATTCGATTCTTTAATTCTCTTGACTGATTTCAGTTTCTGAAGCAACATTTCAATCGTCTTTTCACCCACTCCGGGAATTTCATCGAGTTCGGATTTGATGGTTGAATTTTTGCGTCTGGTTCGGTGATGTTTCACGCCAAAACGATGCGATTCGTCCCGAACTCTTTGCAGTATTTTTAAAGTTTCAGATTTTTTATCGAGATATAACGGAATAGAATCTTCGGGGAAATAGATTTCTTCCAAGCGTTTTGCAATTCCGATGATGGTGATTTTTCCGTACAGACCGAGCAGCTTCAAACTTTTTACAGCAGACGAAAGCTGGCCTTTTCCACCATCAATTAAAATAAGCTGCGGCAAAGGTTCTGCTTCTTCTAAAAGCCTTTTGTACCGCCGGTAAATCACTTCTTCCATCGTCTTATAATCGTCCGGACCTACCACCGTTTTAGGATGGAAAATACGATAATCGGCTTTGCTGGGTTTTCCATCTTTAAAAACGACGCAAGCGGAAACGGGATTTGTTCCCTGAATATTCGAGTTGTCAAAACCTTCAATATGTCGCGGTTCCACAGGCATCCGAAGCAGTTTCTGCATCTCTGCCATGATTCGGTTGGTATGTCTTTCGGGATCTACGATTTGAACCTGTTTCAGTTTTTCAACACGGTATTCTTTGGCATTTTTTTCAGACAGTTCCACGATTCTTTTCTTATCCCCGACTTTAGGAACAATCAGTTTCACGTTAGGAATTTCTAATGTTAAATGAAAAGGAATCAGAATTTCTTTAGAATCAGAATTAAATTTCTGGCGAATCTCAATCATCGCTTCTTCCAGCATATCTTCGTCAGATTCCTCCAGAATTTTCTTTATTTCTGTGGTGAAACTCTGGATAATATTTCCGTTCTGAATTTTAAAATAATTAATGTAGGCCGCAGTTTCATCGCTCGTCATCCCAAAAACATCTACATCATCAATGTTTGGATTGACCACCGTGTGCTTGTGCTGAAAATCTTCCAGCAAATCGATTTTCTCCTTTATTGTCTGAGCATTTTCAAATTCCAAATTTTTAGCAAAAGCTATCATCTGATTGGTCAGATATTCTTTCGCCGTCCGGAAATCACCTTTAATAATTCCGCGTATCGCATCAATTTTTCTATCATAACTTTCTTTCAATTCCAGCATTTCGCAGGGACCTTCGCAGTTTTTGATATGATATTCCAGGCAAACCCTATATTTTCCTTCCGCAATTTTTTTGGGTGAAAGGTTCAGATTACAGGTCCGGATTTTATAGAGGTGTTTGATGGTATCGAGCAAAACCTTGGCTGGGCGGACTTTCGCATAAGGTCCGAAATATTCTGAACCATCTTTAATTTTCGTCCGCGTTAAAAAAACACGCGGAAAATCTTCATTTTTAATGCAGATCCAGGGATAGGTTTTGTCATCTTTGAGCATGACATTGTAAAACGGCTGATGTTCTTTAATTAAATTATTTTCCAACAAAAGCGCGTCGTATTCGCTATTCACGACGGTAGTTTCCAGCCGGAATATTTTGGCGACCATAATTTTCGTACGGTAACCCGGCTGATTTTTATTAAAGTAAGAAAGTACTCTTTTCTTTAAATTCTTCGCTTTTCCAACGTAGAGTAAATTACCTTTTTTATCATAATACCGATAAACTCCGGGATCGGATGGCAAAGTTTTCAGTTGAAGTTCAAGATCAGCATTCATGATACAAAAATAGGGATTTGCTTCGTAAAAAAGAACCGCTAAAAATAAAACCAGCCTGCCGAAATGGACAGACTGGTTTAAAATTAAATTTTAAAAGATCACGGCTTTACATTTTCAGGAATCTCGAGAGCGATTATTTCATTTTTATAATCAGCCAGCTGAAGTTCCACCGTTTTTATATTCTTTTTGAAAAAAGGAGTTTCTGCAAATAATTTTTCGTAATAATTCACGCCTTCGATCAAATTGGTTTTAAAGGTTTTCCATTTTTTAACCTGAGCATTGGTGAAACTGTCGGAGAATTCCTCGATTTCATTTTTCAGATAATCTACATACATTTTCAGTTCATTGACGAAAATATTCGGACGGTTCTGCTCCGGCATTACGTTTTCGTTTCCGTAAATATGTTTCACCATATCAGAAAGCGAAACTTCTTTGTCGAAATAAG
Encoded here:
- a CDS encoding glycoside hydrolase family 25 protein; this translates as MAKRTVKRRTTRKIHKKRRRHFLLRREILLLFLALTLLGTGFYLKQKISFYYAMYFNKFEHKKLSNSEREENRINRIIGDYADKTFGMDVSHYQRKEDITWDSLSIGNRAIPIKFVVLRATMGNKSADKHFDEFWTLSKKHDLIRGAYHFYRADEDPVMQANNFLENVKLESGDLPPILDIEKIPRRKSTKKLIEDLKIWCRIVEEAYGVKPIIYTYYHYHKDFLKGEFDDYPMWLANYNDVPQPSPDADWKIWQFTENGIVYGINTKVDLNVFNGNLWSLKRLTLD
- a CDS encoding thioredoxin family protein, which produces MKKTSLILLVLFSIITFGQGMKFEENKTFKDLLAIAKKENKLLFLDAYTTWCGPCKLMAKNVFPQASVGEFYNANFINSKIDMEKGEGIDIAKKYNVRAYPTYLFINGDGELIHRVSSYYPPEDFINVGKDAIDPSKQMGALKKKFEAGEKDPEFLKSFIKVYAYTDPTLTSKVAKTYFDGKKADPLTQEDLSYLFSLTKDSNSPLYPEFISRKDELLKLMPEENYNRTVYNFKLNAIFNTSFDQITKVLDEKKFITEAKKIMSEEKAKSLLLKAKMKIAASAKDTAAYQKYALEYYKDGASSEFTSDELNSVSWNFFENVTNKIALEKAILWAKQSVKLNEGYANTDTVANLYFKTGDKVNAKTWATKAIELAKKEGEDYAETQAILDQLK
- a CDS encoding carboxypeptidase-like regulatory domain-containing protein → MKKASLLFILLLGFLINAQIISGTILSKEDRQPIPYAKIGIENENAGTIADENGHFKIDLTNIDINKTLKIEVGGFEKYAVSVKEFGQANPRNLILKEKVRDIQEVKISPRKFVQENWGINTKTKRITIGHNPSKGQEDQSKEIAVLFKNNKAAKIEKININISRFTADKPVFIRFTVYDKELNSILNEDITDKITAEKIINGTYTYDVSKNNIWINEDFYVGIQLLNYFEGSFYMSGAHMGNKTIYRNYLSGWISVPMVSPAINIDVKVQK
- the uvrC gene encoding excinuclease ABC subunit UvrC, giving the protein MNADLELQLKTLPSDPGVYRYYDKKGNLLYVGKAKNLKKRVLSYFNKNQPGYRTKIMVAKIFRLETTVVNSEYDALLLENNLIKEHQPFYNVMLKDDKTYPWICIKNEDFPRVFLTRTKIKDGSEYFGPYAKVRPAKVLLDTIKHLYKIRTCNLNLSPKKIAEGKYRVCLEYHIKNCEGPCEMLELKESYDRKIDAIRGIIKGDFRTAKEYLTNQMIAFAKNLEFENAQTIKEKIDLLEDFQHKHTVVNPNIDDVDVFGMTSDETAAYINYFKIQNGNIIQSFTTEIKKILEESDEDMLEEAMIEIRQKFNSDSKEILIPFHLTLEIPNVKLIVPKVGDKKRIVELSEKNAKEYRVEKLKQVQIVDPERHTNRIMAEMQKLLRMPVEPRHIEGFDNSNIQGTNPVSACVVFKDGKPSKADYRIFHPKTVVGPDDYKTMEEVIYRRYKRLLEEAEPLPQLILIDGGKGQLSSAVKSLKLLGLYGKITIIGIAKRLEEIYFPEDSIPLYLDKKSETLKILQRVRDESHRFGVKHHRTRRKNSTIKSELDEIPGVGEKTIEMLLQKLKSVKRIKESNLETLEEILGKSKGKVVWEYFNPN